A region from the Oncorhynchus keta strain PuntledgeMale-10-30-2019 chromosome 5, Oket_V2, whole genome shotgun sequence genome encodes:
- the LOC118384593 gene encoding PRKCA-binding protein-like, with protein sequence MFTDMDYELEEDKLGIPTVPGTISLKKDAQNLIGISIGGGAQYCPCLYIVQVFDNTPAALEGTLAAGDEITGVNGKPVKGKTKVEVAKMIQAVQGEATIHYNKLQADPKQGKSLDIVLKKVKHRLVENMSSGTADALGLSRAILCNDGLVKRLEELEKTAELYKGLMEHTKRLLRAFFELSQTHRAFGDVFSVIGVREPQAAASEAFVKFAEAHRNMEKYGIQLLKTIKPMLHDLNTYLHKAIPDTKLTIRKYLDVKFEYLSYCLKVKEMDDEEYSCIAMGEPMYRVGTGNYEYRLVLRCRQEARARFAKMRKDVLEKIELLDQKHVQDIVFQLQRFVSGMSRYYDECYAVLKDADVFPIEVDLSRTMINYGSQSRSFTEEEEEEGGGGSEEQDGGAGKQAENGAEKLIDDY encoded by the exons ATGTTCACAGACATGGACTATGAGTTGGAGGAGGACAAACT GGGGATCCCTACAGTCCCTGGGACGATATCCCTGAAGAAGGATGCTCAGAACCTGATAGGGATCAGCATCGGGGGTGGGGCGCAGTACTGTCCCTGTCTCTACATTGTACAG GTCTTTGACAACACCCCTGCTGCTCTGGAGGGGACTCTGGCGGCTGGCGATGAGATCACAGGAGTGAACGGCAAACCTGTGAAGGGCAAGACAAAGGTGGAGGTGGCAAAGATGATTCAGGCTGTCCAG GGAGAAGCAACAATCCACTACAACAAGCTGCAGGCTGACCCCAAACAGGGGAAGTCGCTGGACATAG TGCTGAAGAAGGTGAAGCACCGCCTGGTGGAGAACATGAGCTCTGGTACAGCAGACGCTCTGGGGCTCAGCAGAGCCATACTCTGCAATG ATGGTCTGGTGAAGAGGCTGGAGGAGTTGGAGAAAACAGCAGAGCTGTACAAAG GCCTGATGGAGCACACGAAAAGACTGCTCAGAGCCTTCTTTGaactctctcagacacacagag CGTTTGGGGATGTGTTCTCTGTGATCGGGGTACGGGAGCCTCAGGCTGCAGCCAGTGAGGCCTTTGTGAAGTTTGCTGAGGCTCATCGCAACATGGAGAAGTACGGTATCCAGCTGCTAAAGACCATCAAGCCT ATGCTCCATGACCTGAACACCTACCTTCATAAGGCTATACCAGACACCAAGCTCACCATCCGCAAATACCTAGATGTCAAATTTGAGTACTTG TCTTACTGTCTGAAAGTGAAGGAGATGGATGATGAAGAGTACAGCTGCATT GCGATGGGAGAGCCTATGTATCGCGTCGGCACCGGGAACTACGAGTACCGGCTTGTGCTGCGGTGTCGACAGGAGGCCCGTGCTCGGTTTGCCAAGATGAGAAAGGATGTGCTGGAGAAGATTGAGCTACTGGACCAGAAACAtg TCCAGGACATCGTGTTCCAGCTGCAGCGTTTTGTGTCAGGCATGTCGCGCTACTACGACGAGTGCTATGCCGTGCTGAAGGATGCTGACGTTTTCCCCATCGAGGTGGACCTCTCCCGCACAATGATCAACTACGGCAGCCAGTCACGCTCCTTcacagaagaagaggaagaggagggggggggaggaagTGAAGAACAGGATGGGGGTGCTGGCAAGCAGGCTGAGAACGGTGCTGAAAAACTGATTGATGATTATTGA